A single region of the uncultured Draconibacterium sp. genome encodes:
- a CDS encoding tagaturonate reductase — translation MKKLNRTSATETNSYPTRILQFGEGNFLRAFTDWIVDKMNKEIGFNAGVDVVQPLPNGMVDMLNDQDGLYHVYLKGIKNGKPVTEFSLIDCINKGINPYSEFESYKESILNPDLRFVFSNTTEAGISWEESDTLDMDPQNSFPAKVAAMLYMRYNEFNGDKSKGLIFFACELIDRNGDILKKFVLQHAEKWNLGDDFINWVNEACCFCSTLVDRIVPGFPRDEIKEIQEELGYEDNLVVVGEYFHLWVIEAPEWVQDEFPAEKAGLEVKFVKDMKRFREQKVQVLNGCHTGSYAVSYLSGIETVRDAYENLEVGSFMKELVYDEVLTVLDGTEKELKKFANKILERFANPFIRHQWQSIALNAMSKWETRNLPSLINFEQKHGMLPQKLVFSLAAMIAYFKGEANGEAYNVQDDEWIVDFYKEAWAECDGRPISIYNLCEKVLSLDKVWKQNLNDIPNLTITVSHYLFLITQVGMKKAVKAVLSEDNPLMQITIDKMSN, via the coding sequence ATAGTTACCCAACACGCATACTTCAGTTTGGAGAAGGAAATTTTTTACGTGCTTTCACCGACTGGATCGTTGATAAAATGAACAAAGAGATCGGTTTTAACGCCGGTGTTGATGTGGTTCAGCCGCTGCCAAACGGTATGGTTGATATGCTAAACGACCAGGACGGGCTTTACCACGTTTACCTGAAAGGGATTAAAAACGGAAAGCCGGTAACCGAATTTTCGCTGATTGACTGTATCAATAAAGGAATTAACCCATACAGCGAGTTTGAATCGTACAAAGAAAGTATTCTGAATCCCGATCTTCGTTTTGTGTTTTCGAATACTACCGAAGCCGGTATCAGCTGGGAAGAAAGCGATACGCTGGATATGGATCCACAGAATTCGTTTCCGGCAAAAGTGGCTGCCATGTTATACATGCGCTACAACGAATTTAATGGCGACAAATCAAAAGGTTTGATCTTTTTTGCCTGCGAGCTGATCGACCGTAATGGCGATATACTCAAGAAATTTGTATTGCAGCATGCCGAAAAATGGAATCTTGGCGACGATTTTATCAACTGGGTGAACGAAGCTTGTTGTTTCTGTAGCACACTGGTTGATCGTATTGTACCGGGTTTCCCACGCGATGAGATCAAAGAAATTCAGGAGGAGTTGGGTTACGAAGATAACCTGGTTGTCGTTGGCGAATATTTCCACTTGTGGGTAATTGAAGCGCCGGAATGGGTGCAGGATGAATTTCCAGCTGAAAAGGCCGGCCTGGAAGTGAAGTTTGTAAAAGATATGAAACGTTTCCGCGAGCAAAAAGTACAGGTGCTGAACGGTTGTCACACCGGAAGTTATGCGGTGTCGTACCTTAGCGGAATTGAAACCGTTCGCGATGCCTACGAAAACCTTGAGGTGGGTAGTTTTATGAAGGAATTGGTTTACGATGAGGTGTTGACGGTTCTGGATGGAACAGAAAAGGAACTGAAGAAATTCGCCAACAAGATTCTGGAGCGTTTTGCCAATCCGTTTATTCGTCACCAGTGGCAAAGTATTGCCTTAAACGCCATGTCGAAATGGGAAACGCGGAACCTGCCGTCACTGATTAACTTCGAACAAAAACACGGCATGTTGCCACAAAAGCTGGTGTTCTCGCTGGCTGCCATGATCGCTTATTTTAAAGGAGAGGCCAATGGCGAAGCTTACAATGTGCAGGATGATGAGTGGATTGTTGATTTCTACAAAGAAGCCTGGGCCGAATGTGACGGTCGTCCGATTTCAATCTACAATTTGTGCGAAAAAGTATTGAGCCTTGATAAAGTTTGGAAACAAAACCTGAATGATATTCCAAACCTCACGATTACCGTTAGTCACTACCTGTTTCTGATTACGCAGGTGGGCATGAAAAAAGCGGTTAAAGCGGTGCTTAGCGAAGACAATCCGCTGATGCAGATAACCATTGATAAAATGAGCAATTAA